In a genomic window of Streptomyces noursei ATCC 11455:
- a CDS encoding DUF4185 domain-containing protein, giving the protein MTRPSDEQDAMAGGHSRRKLLKIGLGAAVGAGVIGSGTGIARAGGPNDPSSPTIAYKVKNLSGPAETGPFASPWTDLGIPVLCPNGTMLFVGGDTFNGDHVPQPGEPADDWRAPVGLRSGSADLNNLRIDGSVGGGHANSLVDEPHNPVGDKATTAIPSDVFVVDGVMYMHLMRGVIYDTHHTDFWRSTDNGETWEYLCQWPGDLHGGQFQQKTYAVAGDGYCYVLSTVFNREVDSGMLLHRVRKEDLGNPDAYEPWGYADGDWRWGAPPTTVFGVRKWGEICFRAMDGKYVLTWLNMNPLSIRAMVFPLPTSDLTKTLEQTMILPGAPGQEVGNLVASPYGGFVVPGSTFGNFHIVVSQWYDSRNYRFMQYKVHMLS; this is encoded by the coding sequence ATGACACGTCCATCGGACGAGCAGGACGCGATGGCCGGCGGGCACTCCCGCCGCAAGCTCCTCAAGATCGGTCTCGGCGCCGCCGTGGGGGCGGGGGTCATCGGTTCGGGCACCGGGATCGCGCGGGCCGGCGGGCCGAACGACCCGTCCAGCCCGACGATCGCGTACAAGGTGAAGAACCTGAGCGGCCCGGCCGAGACCGGTCCGTTCGCCTCGCCGTGGACCGACCTCGGCATCCCCGTGCTGTGCCCGAACGGCACCATGCTGTTCGTCGGCGGAGACACCTTCAACGGCGACCACGTACCGCAGCCGGGCGAGCCCGCCGACGACTGGCGCGCCCCGGTCGGCCTGCGCTCCGGCAGCGCGGACCTGAACAACCTGCGCATCGACGGCAGCGTCGGCGGCGGGCACGCCAACAGCCTGGTCGACGAGCCGCACAACCCGGTCGGCGACAAGGCCACGACGGCGATCCCCTCCGATGTGTTCGTCGTCGACGGCGTCATGTACATGCACCTCATGCGCGGTGTCATCTACGACACCCACCACACGGACTTCTGGCGCTCCACCGACAACGGGGAGACCTGGGAGTACCTGTGCCAGTGGCCGGGCGACCTGCACGGCGGCCAGTTCCAGCAGAAGACCTACGCCGTGGCCGGTGACGGCTACTGCTACGTCCTGTCCACGGTCTTCAACCGCGAGGTGGACTCGGGCATGCTGCTGCACCGGGTGCGCAAGGAAGACCTCGGCAACCCGGACGCCTACGAGCCGTGGGGCTACGCCGACGGTGACTGGCGGTGGGGTGCACCTCCGACGACGGTCTTCGGCGTCCGCAAGTGGGGCGAGATCTGCTTCCGCGCCATGGACGGCAAGTACGTCCTCACCTGGCTGAACATGAACCCGCTGTCGATCCGGGCGATGGTGTTCCCGCTCCCGACGTCGGACCTGACCAAGACGTTGGAGCAGACGATGATCCTGCCCGGCGCTCCGGGCCAGGAGGTGGGCAACCTCGTCGCCAGTCCGTACGGCGGATTCGTCGTGCCCGGTTCGACGTTCGGCAACTTCCACATCGTCGTCAGCCAGTGGTACGACTCCCGGAACTACCGGTTCATGCAGTACAAGGTCCACATGCTGTCCTGA
- a CDS encoding DUF2470 domain-containing protein: MRSSRARVIAPTAAERVRSILTVAHSMTVVSDGLRSEVHRLDGVGATGLFHLHAPCERVDAPSAGRVPVRLELTDIAPTPVRDRLRARVTVAGLLTAPYNSASVSSACLEFGQAVLEDVAGRAYVTLQELEAAELDPLAKGEAEMLTHLVDAHGEYVPLLLRLVRPVPEAGVLRALPVAMDRYGITLRLEYPRSHRDVRLPFTTPVTRIEQAGPQVQSLLATARRLSHTSHLLA, encoded by the coding sequence ATGCGCTCATCCCGTGCCCGTGTCATCGCACCGACCGCTGCCGAGCGCGTCCGCTCGATCCTGACCGTCGCCCACTCCATGACCGTGGTGAGCGACGGGTTGCGCAGTGAAGTCCACCGTCTCGACGGGGTCGGGGCGACGGGTCTCTTCCACCTGCACGCCCCATGCGAACGCGTCGATGCTCCCTCGGCCGGGCGTGTCCCGGTCCGTTTGGAACTCACCGACATCGCCCCCACCCCCGTCCGCGACCGGCTTCGCGCCCGGGTCACGGTGGCCGGACTCCTGACCGCCCCGTACAACTCCGCTTCCGTGAGCAGTGCTTGCCTGGAGTTCGGCCAGGCGGTCCTGGAAGACGTGGCAGGGCGTGCCTATGTCACGCTCCAGGAGCTGGAGGCGGCCGAGCTCGACCCGTTGGCGAAGGGCGAGGCCGAGATGCTGACCCACCTCGTCGACGCACACGGCGAATACGTTCCGCTCCTGCTCCGCCTCGTCCGTCCCGTCCCCGAAGCCGGCGTGCTGCGTGCCCTTCCGGTGGCCATGGACCGCTACGGCATCACCCTCCGCCTCGAATACCCCCGTTCCCACCGCGACGTCCGCCTGCCGTTCACCACTCCCGTGACCCGCATCGAGCAGGCCGGCCCCCAGGTCCAGTCCCTCCTGGCCACGGCCCGCCGTCTCTCCCATACCAGTCACCTCCTCGCGTGA